The genomic DNA CTTATAACCCCTAGCTGCCAATTCCCCACATAGATTATATATCGTTAACTCCACACCTCCTCCCAGTCCTGTCCCCAATGGGCCTACTGGTGTTGACATAATTAAAATTTTTTCCATAAGGCTTCTTTCTGTTATTTTTCCCCACCTATTTTAACTTTGTGTACCCTTATTATAAACTAGTAAATGTAATCTCCTCCTCCGGGATAAAAAATGATTAGGGCTATTTTAACCGACATTGAAGGCACTACCAGTTCCATCTCTTTTGTTCACGAGGTTTTATTCCCCTATGCCTATAATAAAATGGGAGATTTTCTAAGGGAAAATTGGAATGAGCCCCTTGTACAAAAGGCAGTTATACAAGTAGCGGAACTAGAAAATTTATCGGACTACAATCCCGAAGTTATAACCTCCATCCTACGAGCATGGATTAAAGAAGACAGAAAAATTACCCCCTTAAAAGACTTACAAGGAATGATTTGGGAGGAGGGATACAATAATGGGGATTTCCAATCCCATGTCTACCAAGACGCCTATGAAAAACTAACCCAATGGCATCAAGAAAATATCCCCCTATATGTTTACTCCTCAGGCTCAGTGCAAGCACAAAAATTGTTCTTCTCCCACACTACCTTCGGAGACTTGTTATACCTATTCTCCGGCTTCTTCGATACTAATATAGGCTCAAAGAAAGAAACAAAATCCTATCAAAGAATAGCTGAATCCCTCCAGATACCCCCACAGCAAATTATCTTCCTTTCTGACGTTTTAGCCGAAGTGGATAGTGCCTCTGCCGCCGGCATGCAAACTGTCTGGGTAATCCGCGATTCCTCCACCTTTTCCCAACATCAAAGTACTTCCTCACGCCACCAGGTTGTACCTGATTTCTATCACATTTCTCTTCCCCTTCCCTCCTGAGGCGCGGGGTTGAACCATCACCAAAAATTACAAAAAAAAAGACACTTGGATGGCACCAATTACTTTTTTTGATGAGCCAAAAATGTAAAATATTGCTCAACCAAGATGGCGGCAAAGTTTATTACTGTATCACCTCCGGAAATGAGAAGAAACTGTGGTTCAAAAACTCATCACCCATGAAAGATTTACAAGGTCAAATACTTAGGATTTTGGGTACTGATATTAAGCAGGCCGTCCATCAGAAGTATGGCAATCCCCCTTTCTCATAGTGGGTTTTTACAAAAAACAATAGGAAATCAGGATTAATTGAGAATTATTGAGGCCATTAATGGCTTTGATGAGATAAAACGGCTTGCCGGTGGGAGGGCAATTATTGACATAGCCTCTTTTATT from Geminocystis sp. M7585_C2015_104 includes the following:
- the mtnC gene encoding acireductone synthase, whose amino-acid sequence is MIRAILTDIEGTTSSISFVHEVLFPYAYNKMGDFLRENWNEPLVQKAVIQVAELENLSDYNPEVITSILRAWIKEDRKITPLKDLQGMIWEEGYNNGDFQSHVYQDAYEKLTQWHQENIPLYVYSSGSVQAQKLFFSHTTFGDLLYLFSGFFDTNIGSKKETKSYQRIAESLQIPPQQIIFLSDVLAEVDSASAAGMQTVWVIRDSSTFSQHQSTSSRHQVVPDFYHISLPLPS